Genomic DNA from Bremerella alba:
ATCCGCCGCACCAGCAGCTTCTTCCCATGGCCACCGGCCCCGAAGCTAGAAGCGGCAGCCGCTTCGTCTCATTCCCACTCGCCCACACGGTAGGAAGCTCGTCATGAATCGACAACGGATCGCGGTGGTTGGTGGCGGTATCAGTGGGAACCTGGTTGCCCGACTGCTGCACAATGACTACGACGTGACACTGTACGAAGCCGCCCATTACCCCGGCGGGCACAGCAACACAGTTACCTGCGAAGTCGAGGGCAAACCGTACGACGTCGACACCGGCTTCATGGTTTTCAACGACCGCACCTACCCCCAGTTCTGCCGCTTGCTTGAAATTCTGGACGTCGAAGCCCAAGACAGCGACATGAGCTTTAGCGTTCGCTGTGAGAAGACAGGACTCGAATACCAAGGCAGCAGTCTCCGCGGGCTATTTCCCAGCTGGAAGAACATGACCTCCCTCAGCTACTGGACCATGCTGAGAGACGTCTTGCATTTCAATCGTCTTGGCACCCAGGCTGTCCAGCAGGCATCGATCGCCGAAGCAGAGACGGTCGGGCAGTTTCTCAATCGCTGTCGTGTCGGCACGATGTTTCGCGAAAAGTACCTCATGCCGATGGCCGCCGCAATCTGGTCGGCCGAGCCACAACAGATACTCGACTTCCCAGCCCAGTTCTTCTTGGGCTTTTGCGACAACCATGGCCTGATGGGGATTACCAATCGACCGCAATGGAAGACCCTAGTTGGCGGATCGAAGCATTACGTGCGGAAATTGATCGAACCACTGGGCGACCGCGTTCGGCTGAACTCGCCGGTGAAACGGGTAATGCGAGACAGCGAGCACGTTGCGATAATTGCCAAGGACGATCAGGTCCAGGTATTTGACCAGGTCATTTTCGCCACTCATGCCGATCAAACATTGGCGATGCTCGATCAACCCACTCAGCAAGAGGAAGAGATTCTCAGCCACTTCCCGTACCAACCCAACGATGCCGTCCTGCACACCGACACACGTCTTCTTCCCACGCATTCGCATGCTTGGGCAAGCTGGAACTACTTTTTACCAGATGCCGATCAGACAACGGCCAGCGTGACTTACGACCTTTCTCGCTTGCAGAACGTTGCTTCACCGACGCCTATTCTGCTGAGCCTGAACATCACCAACCGCATCGACCCTCGCAAGATTCTCCAGCAGTTCAATTACGACCATCCTGCGTTTAATCGGCACTCGTATGCCGCACAGAAACGTCTGCCAAAGATTCAAGGGCAGCAGCAAACCTACTTCTGCGGTGCCTGGTGTGGCTATGGATTTCACGAGGATGGCGTGAGAAGTGCCTTGGCCGTTGCCGCTTACTTTGGAAAGAACTTGGACGCATGCACAGTTGCCTGTACGAAGGAACGGTCTCCCACACCCGCCATGGCCCCGTCGAACATCAGTTTGACTACCGCCTGACGATGGCCTACTTCGACCTGGCGGAACTCGACCAGGTTGTTGGCTCGGGAAGAATCTTGTCGGACCATCGATGGGCCGCTATTTCGTTCCCACGCGATGTCCACCTGCGTGGGCAATACGGTTCGCTAGAGAGTCGCGTGCGATCAGCCGTGACCGAAGAACTCGGCACGTGCCCGCAAGGCCCCATTCATCTCTTAACGCAGCTTCGTTACTTCGGACATTACTTCAGCCCCCTCAATATCTTCTTCCTTTACGACGACACCACCAGCGACTTCCCGGCAACCATTTTGGCCGAGGTCAACAACATCCCTTGGGGCGACCAGCAGGTCTACGTCCTGCAACCAACCTACAGCGAAGCCGACCAGGCCTGGGTTTGCGAGCATCCCAAGCAGATGCACGTCTCGCCGTTCATGCCGATGAACCACACCTATCGCTGGTCGTTCCGTTCGGTAGGTCAACGCCTGAGGGTGAGTCTCGAAAACCAGGAAGAAGGCCGCCCCATTTTTCATGCTGGCATGTCTTTAGAAAAAAGGCCGTTAGCGCGCCGCACCATTCAACGGTTTCTGTGGGGATTGCCAGCGATGAGCTTGAAGGTTGTCGCCGCTATCTACTATGAAGCCTGGAAACTTTGGTGGAAACGATGTCCCATATATCCTCACCCGCACCGTCGCAGCGAATCTCGCCTGCCTGTTCACGTGACCAAACCGGTTTAGTAGACCTGGCGATCGAGCATCCTTCCTTAAGGCTCCGCGAAGCACTGCCTCAAGTCTCGACCGGGCTTCACTGCTGGATCGCGCGACAGTGCCGTAAAATCTTACACCGCACGCTCTCGAGAATCGAAGCAGGGCACGTCCTTATTATCGACCCCCTCGGGCAACATCAATTTGGCCTGAGTCACGATGCTGAGCTACGAACTGTCGTACGTATCGACGACCTCCGCGTCTATCGCCACATGATGCTTGGGGGCACCCTTGCCGCGGCGGAAGCCTACCTGGAAGGGAAGTGGGTCTGCAGCGACTTAACCGCGCTGCTGCGGATCATGGCTCGTAATCTTGATCATTTAAAAGGGGTCGAGCGTCACACGTCGTTTTGGCTCGCCCCGTGGCGAAACTTACAGCAGTGGCGAACGCGAAACTCGAAGCACGGCAGCCGCCGGAATATCGCGGCGCATTACGATTTGAGCAACGAGTTTTTCCAGCTCATGCTCGACCCTACCATGATGTACTCGTCTGGCGTCTA
This window encodes:
- a CDS encoding NAD(P)/FAD-dependent oxidoreductase, producing MNRQRIAVVGGGISGNLVARLLHNDYDVTLYEAAHYPGGHSNTVTCEVEGKPYDVDTGFMVFNDRTYPQFCRLLEILDVEAQDSDMSFSVRCEKTGLEYQGSSLRGLFPSWKNMTSLSYWTMLRDVLHFNRLGTQAVQQASIAEAETVGQFLNRCRVGTMFREKYLMPMAAAIWSAEPQQILDFPAQFFLGFCDNHGLMGITNRPQWKTLVGGSKHYVRKLIEPLGDRVRLNSPVKRVMRDSEHVAIIAKDDQVQVFDQVIFATHADQTLAMLDQPTQQEEEILSHFPYQPNDAVLHTDTRLLPTHSHAWASWNYFLPDADQTTASVTYDLSRLQNVASPTPILLSLNITNRIDPRKILQQFNYDHPAFNRHSYAAQKRLPKIQGQQQTYFCGAWCGYGFHEDGVRSALAVAAYFGKNLDACTVACTKERSPTPAMAPSNISLTTA
- a CDS encoding DUF1365 domain-containing protein — encoded protein: MHSCLYEGTVSHTRHGPVEHQFDYRLTMAYFDLAELDQVVGSGRILSDHRWAAISFPRDVHLRGQYGSLESRVRSAVTEELGTCPQGPIHLLTQLRYFGHYFSPLNIFFLYDDTTSDFPATILAEVNNIPWGDQQVYVLQPTYSEADQAWVCEHPKQMHVSPFMPMNHTYRWSFRSVGQRLRVSLENQEEGRPIFHAGMSLEKRPLARRTIQRFLWGLPAMSLKVVAAIYYEAWKLWWKRCPIYPHPHRRSESRLPVHVTKPV